From Tripterygium wilfordii isolate XIE 37 chromosome 16, ASM1340144v1, whole genome shotgun sequence, one genomic window encodes:
- the LOC119981449 gene encoding uncharacterized protein LOC119981449 produces MGQNGRGPVVTNLSVCKMPTNHHLHMLRLVLSCRKVTAQVTDPATSTIVAMASSTEPEFLPEFRAKQERFPRLRFLWDARTATRVGEKLAFRLREIGIPGVHIDADEEILRPVHYRKKALPFFDSVRRAGVEIHGAERLGEIGPVTVKV; encoded by the coding sequence ATGGGACAAAATGGGCGTGGGCCTGTCGTCACCAATCTCTCAGTCTGTAAAATGCCAACTAACCACCACCTTCATATGCTCCGACTAGTGCTCTCATGCCGAAAGGTCACGGCCCAAGTCACAGACCCGGCAACTTCCACCATCGTCGCTATGGCTTCCTCCACCGAGCCCGAATTCCTTCCTGAGTTTCGCGCCAAGCAGGAACGGTTTCCACGGCTCCGCTTCTTATGGGATGCCAGGACGGCCACCCGGGTTGGGGAGAAGCTTGCCTTTCGCTTGAGAGAGATTGGCATTCCCGGCGTCCACATCGACGCCGATGAGGAGATTCTGAGGCCTGTACACTACAGGAAGAAGGCGTTGCCGTTCTTTGATTCGGTTAGGCGCGCCGGAGTGGAGATTCATGGAGCCGAGAGGCTAGGAGAGATTGGGCCCGTGACTGTCAAGGTTTGA
- the LOC119980526 gene encoding uncharacterized protein LOC119980526: MCLENFRLCSLLMSKSSMRWSWIFFQFVFLHCFTTISAIRKDIGLQDKRICRTTIQGRYLLSDDNGHVCDALSVDPSSRCCPQRGEKFSCHGCNLISRCCNSYEFCVTCCLNPARTRREQILKVKIAKPATAATYAGVFDFCTARCRHNSESLVHENAYLSDFHHCFSQPSNSSGAAIMNIDARLAGINVIVGKQGESCDSVCKSNGQSCVLNKLLVLNQCDMMQKFLGCKSACLASVGVDQPAEVVDDAPKHLNPGACLYTQTHSVLSCDGSHRHTKRLCPCA, translated from the exons ATGTGCTTAGAGAATTTTAGATTGTGCTCCTTGTTAATGTCCAAATCTTCGATGAGGTGGTCTTGGATATTCTTTCAATTCGTTTTCCTCCATTGTTTTACCACAATTTCAGCAATCAG GAAGGATATTGGATTGCAAGATAAGCGAATTTGTAGAACTACAATTCAAGGAAGATATTTGCTATCTGACGATAATG GCCATGTATGTGATGCTTTATCAGTGGATCCCTCATCCCGCTGCTGTCCTCAAAGGGGAGAGAAATTCTCTTGTCA TGGTTGCAATCTTATCTCACGGTGTTGCAATTCTTATGAGTTTTGTGTTACGTGCTGCCTGAATCCTGCACGG ACAAGAAGGGAACAAATATTGAAGGTGAAGATAGCTAAACCGGCCACTGCAG CAACTTATGCTGGTGTATTTGATTTCTGTACTGCAAGGTGCCGTCATAATTCTGAAAGTCTG GTCCATGAGAATGCTTATCTTAGCGATTTCCACCATTGCTTTTCTCAGCCTTCAAATTCTTCAG GGGCAGCTATCATGAACATTGACGCAAGACTAGCTGGTATCAATGTAATTGTTGGAAA GCAAGGCGAATCGTGTGATTCAGTTTGCAAGTCAAATGGACAATCATGTGTCCTAAACAAGCTTTTGGTACTTAATCAGTGTGATAT GATGCAGAAATTTTTGGGTTGCAAAAGCGCATGTTTAGCAAGCGTTGGAGTGGACCAGCCTGCTGAAGTTGTTGATGATGCTCCGAAACATTTG AATCCAGGAGCATGCTTATATACTCAGACCCATTCAGTGCTTTCTTGTGATGGTTCGCATCGTCATACCAAGAGACTCTGTCCCTGTGCATAG